One region of Baekduia soli genomic DNA includes:
- the infB gene encoding translation initiation factor IF-2, which translates to MAKKRIHEIAKEQGLSSKDVLDQLQAAGLDVKAAASTVEESDALRALGGGNGSSAPPTTTKAAPAAGAASSAPPAGRGQPARPPQGRGAPVRPPEGRGAPVRPPAGRGQPVRPGQAPAGRGGPVRPPSQSSGSRGSAPTGRGAPVRPGQAPARGGSTGGRQPSSPQPVRPVPRRPVLDDLPVDPRRQMGRGGPGQARPTGRAGASAPPQEPVATEPPVVEAVTPPPAPPAEAPAAAAPAAPAAAPEAPEVAQPPAPEQPAPAVPEAAAPAAPEAEAAPAAEVPEAEAAAPAAEVPAAEAPAAAATPAAAAATPAEAKKPTGKNAKPDGPVPHTEPPKPGTGPRIISVPEPPKRPKRDETQSQPSGTGGRVTRSGQRGEGGPGAGKRRVVIDSQAARRGPGGGPGPAPQRPPRRRRRRRRTPMEDTPQILAADQLTRTDTIRINSGSTVKDVAEYLGVPVPDVIKQLMSMGVLATLTKTLADEQIEIVAEALGKKMTIVHLGDEAEEEFEYDDADEDLVERPPVVTIMGHVDHGKTSLLDAVRSTEVAAGEAGGITQHIGAYQVHHNGKTITFLDTPGHQAFTAMRARGARVTDIAVIVVAADDGARPQTDEAIDHAHAADVPIVVAVNKIDKEGADPTRVRTELTQRGLQPSEWGGETEYVDVSAKTHQNLEELLDTLLVVAELEELEANPNAEASGVVIESKLDPGRGPVVTVLIQRGTMRIGDALVAGAEPGRVRAMIDYRGERVQQAVPGDPVEVLGFDGVPDAGEVVRVVANDREARRLAQERETREKAESLARRAGRKVSFEDVFRRSREDEPAELDLVIKGDVAGSVEALEDEVARLPQDEVHVNVLHSGVGGINESDVMLAAASEAVILGFNVRPVGDAQALADREGVEIRHYSVIYAALDDLRAAMQGLLAPELVEETVGTVEVRQTFRASKIGIIAGSYVTDGVVRRGAKVRVIRDGTVLGETTVDTLRRFNDDAREVAAGYECGIVLANFQDIREGDVLEVFETRQVERELQPS; encoded by the coding sequence ATGGCGAAAAAGCGCATCCATGAGATCGCCAAGGAGCAGGGCCTGTCCAGCAAGGACGTGCTCGACCAGCTCCAGGCCGCCGGACTCGACGTGAAGGCCGCTGCCTCCACGGTGGAGGAGAGCGACGCCCTGCGCGCGCTCGGCGGCGGCAACGGCTCCTCGGCCCCCCCGACGACCACGAAGGCGGCACCGGCCGCCGGCGCCGCCTCCAGCGCGCCGCCCGCCGGCCGCGGCCAGCCCGCCCGCCCGCCGCAGGGCCGGGGCGCTCCCGTGCGCCCGCCCGAGGGCCGTGGCGCCCCCGTGCGCCCGCCCGCCGGGCGCGGCCAGCCCGTGCGTCCCGGTCAGGCCCCCGCCGGCCGTGGCGGCCCCGTGCGGCCGCCCTCCCAGTCCTCAGGCTCGCGCGGCTCGGCCCCCACCGGCCGCGGCGCCCCCGTGCGCCCCGGCCAGGCGCCCGCGCGCGGCGGGTCCACCGGCGGCCGCCAGCCGTCCTCGCCCCAGCCCGTCCGGCCCGTCCCGCGCCGGCCCGTGCTCGACGACCTGCCGGTCGACCCGCGCCGCCAGATGGGCCGCGGCGGCCCCGGGCAGGCACGACCGACCGGCCGCGCCGGCGCCTCGGCGCCGCCGCAGGAGCCCGTCGCCACCGAGCCGCCCGTCGTCGAGGCGGTCACGCCGCCGCCGGCCCCGCCCGCCGAGGCGCCGGCCGCCGCCGCGCCGGCCGCGCCCGCAGCTGCTCCCGAGGCCCCCGAGGTCGCGCAGCCGCCTGCTCCCGAGCAGCCGGCGCCGGCCGTCCCCGAGGCCGCGGCGCCCGCCGCGCCCGAGGCCGAAGCCGCCCCGGCCGCCGAAGTCCCCGAGGCCGAGGCCGCGGCGCCCGCCGCCGAGGTCCCTGCGGCCGAGGCGCCCGCCGCCGCGGCCACCCCGGCCGCGGCCGCCGCCACGCCCGCCGAGGCCAAGAAGCCGACGGGCAAGAACGCCAAGCCCGACGGCCCGGTCCCGCACACCGAGCCGCCCAAGCCCGGCACGGGCCCCCGCATCATCTCGGTCCCCGAGCCGCCCAAGCGCCCCAAGCGCGACGAGACCCAGTCGCAGCCCTCGGGCACCGGCGGCCGCGTCACGCGCTCCGGTCAGCGCGGAGAGGGCGGTCCCGGCGCCGGCAAGCGCCGCGTCGTCATCGACTCCCAGGCCGCGCGCCGCGGCCCCGGCGGAGGCCCCGGCCCCGCCCCGCAGCGCCCGCCGCGTCGTCGTCGCCGGCGTCGCCGCACGCCGATGGAGGACACGCCGCAGATCCTGGCGGCCGATCAGCTCACGCGCACCGACACGATCCGGATCAACTCCGGCTCGACGGTCAAGGACGTCGCCGAGTACCTCGGCGTGCCCGTCCCCGACGTCATCAAGCAGCTCATGTCGATGGGCGTGCTGGCCACGCTCACCAAGACGCTGGCCGACGAGCAGATCGAGATCGTCGCCGAGGCCCTGGGCAAGAAGATGACGATCGTCCATCTCGGCGACGAGGCCGAGGAGGAGTTCGAGTACGACGACGCCGACGAGGATCTCGTCGAGCGTCCGCCGGTCGTCACGATCATGGGCCACGTCGACCACGGCAAGACGTCGCTGCTGGACGCCGTCCGCTCGACGGAGGTCGCCGCCGGCGAGGCCGGCGGGATCACCCAGCACATCGGCGCCTACCAGGTCCACCACAACGGCAAGACGATCACGTTCCTGGACACACCGGGCCACCAGGCGTTCACCGCCATGCGTGCCCGCGGCGCCCGCGTGACCGACATCGCCGTGATCGTGGTCGCCGCCGACGACGGCGCGCGCCCGCAGACCGACGAGGCCATCGACCACGCCCACGCGGCCGACGTCCCGATCGTCGTCGCGGTCAACAAGATCGACAAGGAGGGGGCCGACCCGACGCGCGTGCGCACCGAGCTCACGCAGCGCGGCCTGCAGCCCTCGGAGTGGGGCGGCGAGACCGAGTACGTCGACGTGTCGGCCAAGACCCATCAGAACCTCGAGGAGCTCCTCGACACCCTGCTGGTCGTCGCCGAGCTCGAGGAGCTCGAGGCCAACCCGAACGCCGAGGCCTCGGGCGTCGTCATCGAGTCCAAGCTGGACCCGGGCCGCGGCCCCGTCGTCACCGTCCTCATCCAGCGCGGCACGATGCGCATCGGCGACGCCCTCGTCGCCGGCGCCGAGCCGGGCCGCGTGCGGGCGATGATCGACTACCGCGGCGAGCGCGTGCAGCAGGCCGTCCCCGGCGACCCGGTCGAGGTCCTGGGCTTCGACGGCGTCCCCGACGCGGGCGAGGTCGTCCGCGTCGTGGCCAACGACCGCGAGGCGCGCCGCCTGGCACAGGAGCGCGAGACGCGCGAGAAGGCCGAGTCGCTGGCGCGCCGCGCCGGGCGCAAGGTGTCCTTCGAGGACGTCTTCCGCCGCTCGCGCGAGGACGAGCCCGCCGAGCTGGACCTCGTCATCAAGGGCGACGTCGCCGGCTCGGTCGAGGCGCTCGAGGACGAGGTCGCGCGGCTGCCCCAGGACGAGGTGCACGTCAACGTGCTGCACAGCGGCGTGGGCGGCATCAACGAGTCCGACGTCATGCTCGCCGCGGCCTCGGAGGCCGTCATCCTCGGCTTCAACGTGCGCCCGGTGGGCGACGCGCAGGCGCTCGCCGACCGCGAGGGCGTGGAGATCCGCCACTACTCGGTGATCTACGCGGCCCTGGACGACCTGCGGGCGGCCATGCAGGGCCTCCTGGCCCCCGAGCTGGTCGAGGAGACCGTCGGCACCGTGGAGGTCCGCCAGACCTTCCGCGCGTCGAAGATCGGCATCATCGCCGGCTCCTACGTCACCGACGGCGTCGTGCGGCGCGGGGCCAAGGTCCGCGTCATCCGCGACGGCACCGTCCTGGGCGAGACGACGGTGGACACGCTGCGGCGCTTCAACGACGACGCCCGCGAGGTCGCCGCCGGCTACGAGTGCGGCATCGTGCTGGCCAACTTCCAGGACATCCGCGAGGGCGACGTCCTCGAGGTCTTCGAGACCCGGCAGGTGGAGCGCGAGCTCCAGCCGTCCTAG
- a CDS encoding DUF503 domain-containing protein, whose amino-acid sequence MSAYVALLTIELHFPDAGSLKAKRKELASVKALLHQRHGMAVAEVDHQDLWQRATLAGALVSGSLARLEERCDAAQRFLDARVPDGVRMNRVVASYADVEGLG is encoded by the coding sequence GTGAGCGCCTACGTCGCGCTGCTCACGATCGAACTGCACTTCCCCGATGCGGGCTCCCTCAAGGCCAAGCGCAAGGAGCTCGCATCGGTGAAGGCGCTGCTGCACCAGCGCCACGGGATGGCGGTGGCCGAGGTCGACCACCAGGACCTGTGGCAGCGGGCGACGCTGGCCGGCGCGCTGGTCAGCGGATCGCTCGCGCGCCTGGAGGAGCGCTGCGACGCCGCCCAGCGGTTCCTGGACGCGCGGGTCCCCGACGGCGTTCGCATGAATCGTGTCGTGGCCTCGTACGCCGACGTGGAAGGTCTAGGATGA
- the rbfA gene encoding 30S ribosome-binding factor RbfA: MRRVDEAVREVLGDAVAKDLKDPRVGFVTVTEVRTSPDLRHARVYISVFGTDQERADTLAGLSSAHGILQARVARELRLKRTPTLEFALDDTAQRAARLEALIEEVTEDGA, from the coding sequence ATGCGCCGCGTGGACGAAGCCGTCCGCGAGGTGCTCGGCGATGCCGTTGCCAAAGATCTCAAGGACCCACGGGTCGGATTCGTGACAGTCACCGAGGTGCGGACGAGCCCGGACCTGCGCCACGCGCGGGTCTACATCAGCGTCTTCGGCACCGACCAGGAGCGCGCCGACACGCTCGCCGGCCTGAGCTCGGCCCACGGCATCCTGCAGGCCCGCGTCGCCCGCGAGCTGCGGCTCAAGCGCACGCCCACGCTCGAGTTCGCGCTCGATGACACCGCGCAGCGCGCCGCACGGCTGGAGGCGCTCATCGAGGAGGTCACCGAGGATGGCGCCTGA
- a CDS encoding DHH family phosphoesterase, translating into MAPDAMADARDRVLEEIRGADRFCLVTHEHPDGDALGSLVAMHRVLTELGKDSVMLMAADEFPLPYEYRFFDLSGLSTVPPGDIVDRTIVFLDCGNIDRTPLGIVKGDDVHILNIDHHHDNTRFGTVDLVDPEASCTAEIVWDLMRALGVEPDQELAEALYVGLVTDTGKFMYENTGPRAHVMAAELIAAGVDTHAVYRRLYEDMPFPKLELLARALRRVERHDGGALTMGRVTREDFDATGAEDSYTEGIIDHLRTVEGTKVAALAREIASENGTPVKKVSLRSTDGEVDVSAIARAGGGGGHRQAAGFSTVLGDDELVAFLREQVAAQLAPAST; encoded by the coding sequence ATGGCGCCTGACGCCATGGCCGACGCCCGCGACCGGGTGCTCGAGGAGATCCGCGGCGCCGACCGCTTCTGCCTCGTGACCCATGAGCATCCCGACGGCGACGCGCTCGGCTCGCTCGTGGCGATGCACCGCGTCCTCACCGAGCTGGGCAAGGACTCGGTGATGCTCATGGCCGCCGATGAGTTCCCGCTGCCCTACGAGTACCGGTTCTTCGACCTCTCGGGGCTGTCGACCGTGCCGCCCGGCGACATCGTGGACCGCACGATCGTCTTCCTGGACTGCGGCAACATCGACCGCACCCCGCTGGGCATCGTCAAGGGCGACGACGTCCACATCCTCAACATCGACCACCACCACGACAACACGCGCTTCGGCACCGTCGACCTCGTCGACCCCGAGGCCTCCTGCACCGCGGAGATCGTCTGGGACCTCATGCGCGCCCTCGGCGTGGAGCCCGACCAGGAGCTCGCCGAGGCGCTGTACGTCGGGCTGGTCACCGACACCGGCAAGTTCATGTACGAGAACACGGGCCCGCGCGCCCACGTCATGGCGGCCGAGCTCATCGCCGCCGGCGTCGACACGCATGCGGTGTACCGCCGGCTGTACGAGGACATGCCGTTCCCCAAGCTGGAGCTGCTCGCCCGCGCCCTGCGCCGGGTGGAGCGCCACGACGGCGGCGCCCTGACCATGGGCCGCGTGACGCGCGAGGACTTCGATGCCACCGGCGCCGAGGACAGCTACACCGAGGGCATCATCGACCACCTGCGCACGGTCGAGGGGACGAAGGTCGCCGCGCTGGCCCGCGAGATCGCCAGCGAGAACGGGACGCCGGTCAAGAAGGTCTCCCTGCGCTCCACCGACGGCGAGGTCGACGTGTCGGCCATCGCCCGCGCGGGCGGCGGGGGAGGGCACCGGCAGGCGGCCGGGTTCTCCACCGTGCTCGGCGACGACGAGCTCGTCGCGTTCCTGCGCGAGCAGGTCGCGGCGCAGCTGGCGCCCGCCTCGACGTAG
- the truB gene encoding tRNA pseudouridine(55) synthase TruB, whose protein sequence is MADDHDGVLLVDKPAGPTSHDVVAGVRRTLPRGVRVGHAGTLDPFATGLLLVLTGRATRIQRFLMDQPKAYDTIARLGWTSTTGDPEGELVATGRIPPDPPPLPTGVLRQRPPAYSAVKVGGRRAYSLARAGEAVELPEREVRVDRFEQLWREGDRAGFTIACSSGTYVRSLIADLGDAYCLQLRRTAIGPFHVRDAGGPPLSLGAALAAVLPTVTGDEETVRRAAHGQTVAIADPPATEFVLIDAAGDPVCIAEATDGGARPRVGFRS, encoded by the coding sequence GTGGCCGACGACCACGACGGCGTCCTGCTCGTCGACAAGCCCGCGGGCCCGACCTCGCACGACGTCGTGGCCGGCGTCCGGCGCACGCTGCCCCGCGGCGTGCGCGTCGGCCACGCCGGGACCCTGGACCCGTTCGCGACGGGCCTGCTGCTCGTGCTGACCGGCCGCGCGACGCGCATCCAGCGCTTCCTGATGGACCAGCCCAAGGCGTACGACACGATCGCGCGGCTGGGGTGGACCTCGACGACCGGCGACCCCGAGGGCGAGCTCGTCGCGACGGGCCGGATCCCACCCGACCCGCCGCCGCTGCCCACCGGCGTGCTGCGCCAGCGGCCGCCGGCCTACAGCGCCGTCAAGGTCGGCGGGCGGCGCGCCTACTCGCTGGCGCGGGCCGGCGAGGCCGTCGAGCTGCCCGAGCGCGAGGTCCGCGTCGACCGCTTCGAGCAGCTCTGGCGCGAGGGCGACCGCGCGGGCTTCACCATCGCCTGCTCCTCGGGCACCTACGTCCGCTCGCTCATCGCCGACCTCGGCGACGCCTACTGCCTGCAGCTGCGGCGCACGGCGATCGGCCCGTTCCACGTCCGCGACGCGGGAGGGCCGCCGCTGTCGCTCGGCGCGGCGCTGGCGGCGGTGCTGCCCACCGTCACCGGCGACGAGGAGACGGTCCGGCGCGCGGCCCACGGCCAGACCGTGGCGATCGCCGACCCACCGGCGACGGAGTTCGTCCTGATCGACGCGGCCGGCGACCCCGTGTGCATCGCCGAGGCGACGGACGGCGGCGCGAGGCCCCGCGTAGGCTTCCGCTCGTGA